One genomic region from Xenopus laevis strain J_2021 chromosome 2L, Xenopus_laevis_v10.1, whole genome shotgun sequence encodes:
- the adprhl1.L gene encoding protein ADP-ribosylarginine hydrolase-like protein 1 isoform X1 yields the protein MEKFKAAMLLAGTGDALGYKNFSSEMCVSGVKIQEELKQLGGLENLVLSANSWPVSNNTLMHIATAESLVSDYWSLEDLYRDMVKRYVDVVDKLQGRRPDPATIEGCAHLKPDNYLLAWHTPFNEKGSGFGAATKAMCIGMKYWKPGRLETLIEVSIESGRMTHNHPTGFLGSLCTALFTSYAIQEKPLVQWGRELLKVLPMAEEYCKKTIRHMAEYQEHWFYFETKWQFYLEEREIAEENENKPKFPDKYDAEERDKAYRKWSSEGRGGRRGHDAPMIAYDALLGAGGDWKELCNRAMFHVGEGGATGSIAGCLYGLLYGISKVPKSLYQQLEMKERLENLGEKLYHVATMEK from the exons ATGGAGAAGTTTAAGGCTGCGATGCTTCTAGCAGGAACAGGGGATGCTTTGGGCTATAAGAACTTTAGTTCAGAAATGTGTGTTTCAGGAGTAAAGATCCAAGAAGAGCTAAAACAACTTGGGGGATTGGAAAACTTGGTTCTGTCAGCTAACAGCTGGCCAGTGAGTAACAATACTCTAATGCACATAGCCACAGCGGAATCACTAGTCTCAG ATTACTGGAGTCTAGAAGACCTGTATCGTGACATGGTGAAACGTTATGTTGATGTTGTTGACAAGCTGCAGGGCCGGAGGCCTGATCCAGCAACTATTGAAGGATGTGCACACTTGAAACCAGATAACTACCTGCTTGCTTGGCACACCCCATTCAATGAAAAAG GTTCAGGATTTGGAGCTGCAACAAAAGCCATGTGTATTGGGATGAAATACTGGAAACCAGGAAGGTTGGAAACATTAATTGAAGTCAGCATTGAAAGTGGGAGAATGACGCATAACCATCCAACAG GGTTCCTTGGGTCCCTGTGCACGGCCCTGTTCACTTCCTACGCAATCCAAGAAAAACCACTTGTTCAGTGGGGAAGAGAATTGCTGAAGGTGTTGCCTATGGCTGAAGAGTACTGTAAGAAGACTATTCGGCACATGGCAG AATATCAGGAGCACTGGTTTTATTTTGAAACCAAGTGGCAGTTTTACCTGGAAGAAAGAGAAATTGCCGAAGAGAATGAGAACAAACCTAAATTTCCTGATAAGTACGATGCGGAAGAAAGAGACAAG GCATACAGGAAATGGAGCTCAGAGGGAAGAGGGGGAAGAAGAGGACATGATGCCCCTATGATTGCATACGATGCTCTTCTAGGGGCAGGGGGTGACTGGAAAGAACTTTGTAACAGAGCAATGTTTCATGTAG GAGAAGGTGGTGCTACTGGGTCTATAGCAGGGTGTCTGTATGGATTGCTCTATGGTATAAGTAAAGTTCCAAAAAGCTTATACCAGCAGCTTGAGATGAAGGAAAGACTTGAAAACCTTGGCGAGAAGCTCTATCACGTAGCTACAATGGAAAAGTAA
- the adprhl1.L gene encoding protein ADP-ribosylarginine hydrolase-like protein 1 isoform X2, with protein MEKFKAAMLLAGTGDALGYKNFSSEMCVSGVKIQEELKQLGGLENLVLSANSWPVSNNTLMHIATAESLVSDYWSLEDLYRDMVKRYVDVVDKLQGRRPDPATIEGCAHLKPDNYLLAWHTPFNEKGSGFGAATKAMCIGMKYWKPGRLETLIEVSIESGRMTHNHPTGFLGSLCTALFTSYAIQEKPLVQWGRELLKVLPMAEEYCKKTIRHMAEYQEHWFYFETKWQFYLEEREIAEENENKPKFPDKYDAEERDKAYRKWSSEGRGGRRGHDAPMIAYDALLGAGGDWKELCNRAMFHEKVVLLGL; from the exons ATGGAGAAGTTTAAGGCTGCGATGCTTCTAGCAGGAACAGGGGATGCTTTGGGCTATAAGAACTTTAGTTCAGAAATGTGTGTTTCAGGAGTAAAGATCCAAGAAGAGCTAAAACAACTTGGGGGATTGGAAAACTTGGTTCTGTCAGCTAACAGCTGGCCAGTGAGTAACAATACTCTAATGCACATAGCCACAGCGGAATCACTAGTCTCAG ATTACTGGAGTCTAGAAGACCTGTATCGTGACATGGTGAAACGTTATGTTGATGTTGTTGACAAGCTGCAGGGCCGGAGGCCTGATCCAGCAACTATTGAAGGATGTGCACACTTGAAACCAGATAACTACCTGCTTGCTTGGCACACCCCATTCAATGAAAAAG GTTCAGGATTTGGAGCTGCAACAAAAGCCATGTGTATTGGGATGAAATACTGGAAACCAGGAAGGTTGGAAACATTAATTGAAGTCAGCATTGAAAGTGGGAGAATGACGCATAACCATCCAACAG GGTTCCTTGGGTCCCTGTGCACGGCCCTGTTCACTTCCTACGCAATCCAAGAAAAACCACTTGTTCAGTGGGGAAGAGAATTGCTGAAGGTGTTGCCTATGGCTGAAGAGTACTGTAAGAAGACTATTCGGCACATGGCAG AATATCAGGAGCACTGGTTTTATTTTGAAACCAAGTGGCAGTTTTACCTGGAAGAAAGAGAAATTGCCGAAGAGAATGAGAACAAACCTAAATTTCCTGATAAGTACGATGCGGAAGAAAGAGACAAG GCATACAGGAAATGGAGCTCAGAGGGAAGAGGGGGAAGAAGAGGACATGATGCCCCTATGATTGCATACGATGCTCTTCTAGGGGCAGGGGGTGACTGGAAAGAACTTTGTAACAGAGCAATGTTTCAT GAGAAGGTGGTGCTACTGGGTCTATAG